A genomic segment from Stenotrophomonas maltophilia encodes:
- a CDS encoding ArnT family glycosyltransferase: MPVALPRRWRLPLLWLLIIAALAAGIGLRQPQPPDEPRFVLAARTMVESGEWLLPHRGVELYAEKPPVFMWLQAAAYEIVGSWQWSFLLPSLLGALLSLWLVSDLARRLWSPRHSLYALAALFCTLQFGLMAKRAQIDMVLVGMTTVALWGLMRHLCERRNLPALWLAGFAAGLGTVTKGVGFLPLLMVLPWFGWWLYQRRRGHRVEGPHPATLLWLIPAFLLGVAVWLAPLGWALLHEPSAALQSYAHELLFKQTGTRYANAWHHRQPVWYYLQVILTLWLPGSLLLPMLFKPWWRRIRRGDRRQWLLLGWALLVLVFFSASPGKREVYVLPMLPAMALAVAPLLPGLLRRLCVRRYLFGYSVVLMLATGVLGVMLMTEHPWALAQLDRRAMPDTLLPVLGDGLLTFAIALATLIVWLRVRRAATLVLLTHGMLWMLYGLVLIPALDPFASASAVMRRVGARIGPDAELALVAWREQNLLQADRPVREFGFKRPWAEQWHDAGPWLAEAPAKRWLLVLDDAMSPCVDPTKVIDIGIANRNRWQLLPGTAWDPQCHAERAGSTAEED, encoded by the coding sequence GTGCCCGTAGCCCTGCCCCGCCGTTGGCGCCTGCCCCTGTTGTGGCTGCTGATCATTGCTGCGCTGGCAGCGGGGATCGGCCTTCGGCAGCCACAGCCGCCGGACGAGCCGCGCTTCGTGCTGGCGGCGCGGACCATGGTCGAAAGCGGGGAATGGCTGCTGCCGCACCGCGGCGTGGAGTTGTACGCGGAGAAGCCGCCGGTCTTCATGTGGCTGCAGGCGGCGGCCTATGAGATCGTCGGCAGCTGGCAGTGGTCGTTCCTGCTGCCGTCGCTGCTGGGCGCCCTGCTCAGCCTGTGGCTGGTCTCGGACCTGGCACGCCGGCTGTGGTCCCCCCGGCATTCCCTGTACGCGCTGGCGGCGCTGTTCTGCACCCTGCAGTTTGGCCTGATGGCCAAGCGCGCGCAGATCGACATGGTGCTGGTCGGCATGACCACGGTGGCCCTGTGGGGACTGATGCGCCACCTGTGCGAGCGCCGCAACCTGCCCGCATTGTGGCTGGCGGGTTTCGCCGCGGGCCTCGGCACGGTGACCAAGGGCGTGGGTTTCCTGCCACTGCTGATGGTGCTGCCCTGGTTCGGCTGGTGGCTGTACCAGCGCCGTCGCGGGCACCGCGTGGAGGGCCCGCATCCGGCAACGCTGCTGTGGCTGATCCCGGCCTTCCTGCTGGGCGTGGCGGTGTGGCTTGCCCCGCTGGGCTGGGCACTGCTGCATGAGCCCAGTGCGGCACTGCAGTCCTATGCCCACGAACTGCTGTTCAAGCAGACCGGCACGCGCTACGCCAATGCCTGGCACCACCGCCAACCGGTCTGGTACTACCTGCAGGTGATCCTGACCCTGTGGCTGCCGGGCAGCCTGCTGCTGCCGATGCTGTTCAAGCCGTGGTGGCGCCGCATCCGCCGTGGCGACCGCCGGCAGTGGCTGCTGCTGGGCTGGGCGCTGCTGGTGCTGGTGTTCTTCAGTGCCAGCCCCGGCAAGCGCGAGGTCTATGTGCTGCCGATGCTGCCGGCGATGGCACTGGCGGTGGCCCCGTTGTTGCCGGGCCTGCTGCGCCGCCTGTGCGTGCGCCGCTACCTGTTCGGCTACAGCGTGGTGCTGATGCTGGCCACCGGCGTACTCGGCGTGATGCTGATGACCGAGCACCCGTGGGCGTTGGCGCAACTGGATCGGCGGGCGATGCCCGATACGCTGCTGCCGGTGCTGGGGGATGGCCTGCTGACCTTTGCCATTGCCCTGGCCACGTTGATCGTGTGGCTGCGGGTGCGCCGCGCTGCAACGCTGGTGCTGCTGACCCACGGCATGCTGTGGATGCTCTACGGCCTGGTGCTGATCCCCGCGCTGGATCCGTTCGCGTCGGCATCGGCGGTGATGCGCCGGGTGGGCGCGCGGATCGGACCGGACGCTGAACTTGCGCTGGTCGCCTGGCGCGAACAGAACCTGCTGCAGGCCGACCGGCCGGTGCGCGAGTTCGGCTTCAAGCGCCCCTGGGCCGAGCAGTGGCATGACGCCGGCCCGTGGTTGGCCGAGGCACCAGCGAAGCGCTGGCTGCTGGTGCTGGACGATGCGATGAGCCCGTGCGTGGACCCGACCAAGGTGATCGACATCGGCATTGCCAACAGGAATCGTTGGCAACTGCTTCCCGGTACGGCCTGGGACCCGCAATGCCATGCCGAACGGGCCGGCTCGACCGCGGAAGAAGACTGA
- a CDS encoding sensor histidine kinase has protein sequence MKARKPGPLYRRVVWWLLGYLALLSIAVFSVGNYVHEHAEHAAWRALLNSELDSIVEHVEHEPHYRWQDSDTLSLYRFDAVNLPESLRTLHPGLHDGVMIKGRETAVMVRETRSMGRVALALDISDFHDLEQFATRWVMLAGVIMIFVTVLMASFGMERMVRPLSLLAQHIGALRPGVQGQRIEVDPRGSSELHTIADALNDYLDRNEQFVERERVFISTASHELRTPIAVMTGAAELALEQPGLPERARQQVQRVLRTAQSVEQLIELLLVLARDPARLAARAERIALDQLLPEIVDDHRHLLGDKDLSIGIQAAPVDIVAPLAVVQAAIGNLLRNAIENSGRGHIELQLSSSAVLTLQDPGHGMSPEEIAAIHARMARGERADRGGGIGLDLIARLCEHLGWTLQLQPCEPRGTRVTLDFGASRPTSR, from the coding sequence ATGAAGGCGCGTAAGCCGGGGCCGTTGTACCGGCGCGTGGTGTGGTGGCTGCTGGGCTACCTGGCCCTGCTGTCGATCGCCGTGTTCAGCGTTGGCAACTATGTGCACGAGCACGCCGAACACGCGGCCTGGCGTGCGCTGCTCAATTCCGAGCTGGACAGCATCGTCGAGCACGTCGAGCATGAACCGCACTATCGCTGGCAGGATTCGGACACGCTCAGTCTGTACCGCTTCGATGCAGTCAACCTGCCTGAGAGCCTGCGTACGCTGCATCCGGGATTGCACGACGGAGTGATGATCAAGGGGCGGGAGACGGCGGTGATGGTGCGCGAGACCCGTTCCATGGGGCGCGTCGCGCTGGCGCTGGACATCTCCGACTTCCATGACCTGGAGCAGTTCGCCACGCGTTGGGTGATGCTGGCCGGGGTGATCATGATCTTCGTCACCGTGCTGATGGCGTCCTTCGGCATGGAGCGCATGGTGCGCCCGTTGAGCCTGCTGGCCCAGCACATCGGCGCGTTGCGGCCGGGCGTCCAGGGCCAGCGCATCGAGGTCGATCCACGCGGCAGTTCCGAGCTGCACACCATCGCCGATGCGTTGAACGACTACCTGGACCGCAACGAGCAGTTCGTCGAGCGCGAGCGGGTCTTCATCAGTACCGCCAGCCACGAGCTGCGCACGCCGATCGCGGTGATGACCGGTGCAGCCGAGCTGGCGCTGGAGCAACCGGGCCTGCCCGAGCGTGCCCGCCAGCAGGTGCAGCGGGTCCTGCGCACGGCACAGAGCGTGGAGCAGCTGATCGAGCTGCTGCTGGTGCTGGCGCGCGATCCGGCGCGCCTGGCCGCGCGTGCCGAGCGCATCGCATTGGACCAGCTGCTGCCGGAGATCGTTGACGACCATCGCCATTTGCTGGGCGACAAGGACCTGAGCATCGGCATCCAGGCCGCACCGGTGGACATCGTCGCGCCGCTGGCGGTGGTGCAGGCAGCGATCGGCAACCTGCTGCGCAATGCCATCGAGAACAGCGGTCGCGGCCATATCGAGCTGCAGCTGAGTTCGTCTGCGGTGCTGACCCTGCAGGACCCGGGACATGGCATGAGCCCGGAGGAGATCGCAGCGATCCACGCCCGCATGGCGCGGGGGGAGCGCGCCGATCGTGGCGGCGGCATCGGCCTGGACCTGATCGCGCGGCTGTGCGAACACCTGGGCTGGACCCTCCAGCTGCAGCCTTGTGAACCGCGCGGCACACGCGTCACCCTGGACTTCGGCGCTTCGCGCCCCACATCGCGGTAG
- a CDS encoding YbdD/YjiX family protein, with translation MSTQLVPAGQYQAHRRIWRRLVQTARLCCGIPDYDNYVRHMLEKHPDQEPMDYKTFFRERQEARYGGRNGGRCC, from the coding sequence ATGAGCACGCAACTGGTTCCCGCCGGCCAGTACCAGGCGCACCGCCGCATCTGGCGGCGCCTGGTGCAGACCGCACGACTGTGCTGTGGCATTCCTGATTACGACAACTACGTCCGGCACATGCTGGAAAAGCATCCGGACCAGGAGCCGATGGACTACAAGACGTTCTTCCGCGAACGACAGGAAGCGCGTTACGGCGGACGCAACGGTGGCCGTTGCTGTTGA
- a CDS encoding response regulator transcription factor: protein MRLLVIEDNRQLVANLFDYFESRGHVLDVAPDGITGLHLAGSHPYDAVILDWMLPRMEGPEVLRRLRAEHASEVPVIMLTARDELPDKIAGFRAGADDYLTKPFALPELEVRLEALLLRAQGRNPRKRLQVGDLVLDLATLEAQRGSQVLHLYPACRKLLEVLMRASPGAVTRQQLEFALWGDEPPDGDLLRSHVYELRRSVDGPFAEKLIHTLPRVGYRLAVTTATDAGKDDDEGA from the coding sequence ATGCGTCTGTTGGTGATCGAGGACAACCGCCAGCTGGTGGCCAACCTGTTCGACTATTTCGAGTCGCGCGGGCACGTGCTCGACGTGGCCCCGGATGGCATCACCGGCCTGCACCTGGCCGGCAGCCACCCCTACGATGCAGTGATCCTGGACTGGATGCTGCCGCGCATGGAGGGCCCGGAGGTGCTGCGTCGCCTGCGCGCCGAGCACGCGTCGGAGGTGCCGGTGATCATGCTGACCGCGCGAGATGAGCTGCCGGACAAGATCGCCGGCTTCCGCGCCGGCGCCGACGACTACCTGACCAAGCCGTTCGCCCTGCCCGAGCTGGAAGTGCGGCTGGAGGCGCTGCTGCTGCGCGCGCAGGGCCGCAATCCGCGCAAGCGCCTGCAGGTGGGCGACCTGGTGCTGGACCTTGCAACCCTGGAGGCCCAGCGCGGCAGCCAGGTGCTGCATCTGTACCCGGCCTGCCGCAAGCTGCTGGAAGTGCTGATGCGTGCCAGCCCGGGGGCGGTGACCCGCCAGCAGCTGGAGTTCGCGCTGTGGGGCGACGAGCCGCCGGACGGCGACCTGCTGCGCTCGCATGTCTACGAACTGCGCCGCAGCGTTGACGGCCCCTTCGCCGAGAAACTGATCCATACCCTGCCACGGGTAGGCTATCGCCTGGCGGTGACCACGGCCACGGATGCTGGCAAGGATGATGATGAAGGCGCGTAA
- a CDS encoding DUF819 domain-containing protein, with protein sequence MPTEPATALISNDIVGLGLIAATLALIFWAASGPTPLLKKIFAWVPALLLCYFIPAIYNTAGVIDGHNTSLYNPVARDVLLPAALVLLTLSIDLKGIAKLGPKLLIVFCAGTAGIMLGAIVSFQLMKLIHPETVAGDTWAGMAALAGSWIGGGANMVAMREVFGTDATTFGQFAVVDVACASLWMAILLFLANRAQQIDTRNGADTRAIDEMKARISAYEAQNARIPSMTDLMVIVGVALGGVGLAHAIAAPLSGWFKANVSWASQFSLDSQFVWVILLSTAMGLGLSFTRARRLEAAGASRLGTVFLYFLIACIGMQMNLLSLLDRPWLFLLGAIWMATHVLVLWVVAKLLRAPLFFFAIGSQGNIGAAASAPVVAAAFHPTLAPVGVLLGTVGYATGTGLAYATGLILKWMAGA encoded by the coding sequence ATGCCGACCGAACCCGCTACTGCCCTGATCAGCAACGACATCGTTGGACTGGGCCTGATTGCCGCCACCCTGGCCCTGATCTTCTGGGCCGCCAGTGGCCCGACCCCACTGCTGAAGAAGATCTTCGCCTGGGTGCCGGCACTGCTGCTGTGCTACTTCATCCCCGCCATCTACAACACCGCCGGTGTCATCGATGGCCACAACACCTCGCTGTACAACCCCGTCGCGCGCGACGTGCTGCTGCCGGCCGCGCTGGTCCTGCTGACGCTGTCGATCGATCTGAAGGGCATCGCCAAGCTCGGCCCGAAACTGCTGATCGTGTTCTGCGCCGGTACCGCCGGCATCATGCTCGGCGCCATCGTCTCGTTCCAGCTGATGAAGCTGATCCATCCGGAAACGGTGGCCGGTGATACCTGGGCCGGCATGGCCGCTCTGGCCGGCAGCTGGATCGGTGGCGGCGCCAACATGGTTGCCATGCGCGAGGTGTTCGGCACCGACGCCACCACCTTTGGACAGTTCGCGGTGGTCGACGTGGCCTGCGCCAGCCTGTGGATGGCGATCCTGCTGTTCCTGGCCAACCGCGCGCAGCAGATCGATACCCGCAATGGTGCCGATACCCGCGCGATCGACGAGATGAAGGCGCGCATCAGTGCCTACGAGGCTCAGAACGCGCGCATTCCCAGCATGACCGACCTGATGGTGATCGTTGGCGTGGCACTGGGTGGCGTCGGCCTGGCCCACGCCATCGCCGCGCCGCTGTCGGGCTGGTTCAAGGCCAATGTCAGCTGGGCCAGCCAGTTCAGTCTCGATAGCCAGTTCGTCTGGGTGATCCTGCTGTCCACGGCGATGGGCCTGGGCCTGAGTTTCACCCGTGCACGCCGGCTGGAAGCCGCAGGCGCTTCGCGGCTGGGCACGGTGTTCCTGTACTTCCTGATCGCGTGCATCGGCATGCAGATGAACCTGCTGTCGCTGCTGGATCGGCCGTGGCTGTTCCTGCTCGGCGCGATCTGGATGGCCACGCACGTGCTGGTGCTGTGGGTGGTAGCCAAGCTGCTGCGCGCGCCGCTGTTCTTCTTCGCGATCGGTTCGCAGGGCAACATCGGCGCGGCCGCCTCGGCCCCCGTGGTGGCAGCGGCGTTCCATCCGACGCTGGCCCCGGTAGGTGTGTTGCTGGGCACGGTGGGCTATGCCACCGGCACCGGCCTGGCCTACGCCACCGGCTTGATCCTGAAGTGGATGGCCGGGGCCTGA
- a CDS encoding VOC family protein — protein sequence MQLGAFSVSLSVKDLAASRAFYEALGFSVTGGDPTQNWQVMRSNGTVIGLFQGMFEGNLLTFNPGWDQHKQELPHFQDVRELQAELDAKGIELAVRTDPDGQGTGYLQLADPDGNVILIDQHVARPTGT from the coding sequence ATGCAGCTTGGTGCGTTCTCTGTCAGCTTGTCCGTAAAGGATCTGGCCGCCTCCCGTGCGTTCTACGAAGCCCTCGGGTTCTCGGTCACCGGTGGCGATCCCACGCAGAACTGGCAGGTGATGCGTAGCAACGGCACGGTGATCGGGCTGTTCCAGGGCATGTTCGAAGGCAACCTGCTGACCTTCAACCCCGGCTGGGACCAGCACAAGCAGGAACTGCCCCACTTCCAGGATGTGCGTGAACTGCAGGCGGAACTGGATGCCAAGGGCATCGAACTGGCGGTACGGACCGATCCCGATGGCCAGGGGACCGGCTACCTGCAGCTGGCCGATCCCGACGGCAACGTGATCCTGATCGACCAGCACGTGGCGCGACCGACTGGCACCTAG